A window from Actinomycetospora corticicola encodes these proteins:
- a CDS encoding M50 family metallopeptidase, producing MVDELIDVSIVGEPVVYGAGFIALLLVVFTGSWAGSIPTLVHEGAHALMNVLTFRGLRGIHLSDGGGGFTESGTGEWGVGLYLTVPAGYLGPPLVGLGGAAVLADGNAWGVLVAVIVILALTFLAAANALANLVSLVAVVGLVLVLWLGSDVLQVALAAVVVWWLLLGGVRASVIMSRRAPSDAARMQSLTLLPALVWQTFWVTVAVVCLYAGGRLLFVGDAWPDGVWPFDVRA from the coding sequence GTGGTGGACGAGCTCATCGACGTGTCGATCGTGGGCGAACCGGTGGTCTACGGCGCCGGGTTCATCGCGTTGTTGCTGGTTGTGTTCACCGGCTCATGGGCGGGGTCGATCCCGACCCTCGTCCACGAGGGTGCCCACGCCCTGATGAATGTCCTGACCTTCCGAGGGCTCCGCGGCATCCATCTGTCCGACGGCGGGGGTGGGTTCACAGAGAGCGGGACAGGCGAGTGGGGCGTCGGGCTCTACCTGACCGTTCCGGCCGGCTACCTCGGACCACCTCTGGTGGGCCTCGGCGGCGCGGCCGTGCTCGCGGACGGCAATGCATGGGGTGTTCTCGTGGCAGTCATCGTGATCCTCGCGCTCACATTCCTCGCCGCCGCGAACGCCCTCGCCAATCTCGTGTCACTGGTCGCGGTCGTCGGCCTGGTGCTGGTGCTGTGGTTGGGAAGCGACGTGCTGCAGGTTGCGCTCGCGGCCGTGGTCGTGTGGTGGCTGCTCCTCGGTGGCGTTCGCGCCTCGGTGATCATGAGTCGGCGAGCTCCATCCGACGCCGCTCGAATGCAGTCCCTGACCCTTCTTCCTGCTTTGGTGTGGCAGACGTTCTGGGTCACCGTCGCGGTGGTGTGCCTCTACGCGGGAGGACGGCTGCTGTTCGTCGGCGACGCGTGGCC
- a CDS encoding ferrochelatase: protein MSTTPYDAVLVLSFGGPEAPDEVRPFLENVTRGRGVPPERLDAVEEHYQHFGGVSPINALNRELVAALRRELAEAGLDLPVYFGNRNWHPFAEDTVAEMAQDGITNALVFATSAYGGYSACRQYHEDIARARDAAIERTGSAPDLMKLRHFYDHPLFIDSVADGVRAARERLDAGHEARLVFTAHSVPISADETAGLPSEGGHRYSRQMTEAAQLVADAVGASDHDLVWQSRSGPPQIPWLEPDIVDHLDTLHEKGVSAVIVSPVGFVSDHLEVVWDLDNEASEHADEIGMGFARAASAGSDPRFVRMIVELITEQTGDTTPRTLGSAPRAGVGCNGALCAPGCCEPPARRRPTSS, encoded by the coding sequence GTGAGCACCACCCCGTACGACGCCGTTCTCGTCCTCTCCTTCGGCGGCCCCGAGGCTCCGGACGAGGTCCGGCCCTTCCTGGAGAACGTCACCCGCGGACGCGGGGTCCCGCCGGAGCGTCTCGACGCGGTCGAGGAGCACTACCAGCACTTCGGTGGGGTCAGCCCGATCAACGCCCTGAACCGGGAACTGGTCGCGGCGCTACGTCGCGAGCTCGCCGAGGCGGGGCTCGACCTCCCGGTGTACTTCGGCAACCGGAACTGGCACCCGTTCGCCGAGGACACCGTCGCCGAGATGGCCCAGGACGGGATCACGAACGCGCTGGTGTTCGCCACGAGCGCGTACGGCGGCTACTCGGCCTGCCGGCAGTACCACGAGGACATCGCGCGGGCCCGGGACGCGGCGATCGAGCGCACCGGGAGCGCGCCGGACCTGATGAAGCTGCGGCACTTCTACGACCACCCGCTGTTCATCGACTCGGTCGCCGACGGCGTGCGGGCCGCCCGCGAGCGGCTCGACGCCGGGCACGAGGCCCGTCTCGTCTTCACCGCCCACTCCGTCCCGATCTCGGCCGACGAGACCGCCGGGCTCCCCTCGGAGGGCGGGCACCGCTACTCGCGCCAGATGACGGAGGCGGCCCAGCTCGTCGCGGACGCGGTCGGGGCCTCCGACCACGACCTCGTCTGGCAGTCCCGCTCGGGCCCGCCCCAGATCCCGTGGCTCGAGCCGGACATCGTCGACCACCTCGACACGCTGCACGAGAAGGGCGTGTCCGCGGTGATCGTCAGTCCGGTCGGGTTCGTGTCCGACCACCTCGAGGTGGTGTGGGACCTCGACAACGAGGCCTCGGAGCACGCCGACGAGATCGGCATGGGGTTCGCGCGTGCCGCGAGCGCCGGCTCCGACCCGCGCTTCGTCCGGATGATCGTCGAGCTGATCACGGAGCAGACCGGCGACACCACGCCGCGCACCCTCGGCTCCGCACCTCGCGCCGGGGTGGGCTGCAACGGGGCCCTCTGCGCGCCGGGGTGCTGCGAGCCGCCCGCCCGGCGGCGACCGACCTCGTCCTGA
- a CDS encoding DUF3097 family protein, which yields MNGSGGETAFRTTGGAGRAPMGPRAGGPSSGSGRSGGLPGMASHKPKVEILTVEAEPGLVVEDATGSFCGAVIRADVREVVLEDREGRRRLFPMKPASFLYEGRLATLTPPRPRTSPEQQRSASGSVRGDDRRAKVALPHRIWVEGLHDAAIVERVWGHDLRVEGVVVEPLHGADVLVEAAREFAPGPERKLGVLVDHLVTGSKESRIADGLRRDLGPAAQYVQVLGHPYIDIWEAVKPSVVGIRAWPTIPRGIEWKKGVCDVLGWGDERDGARRVLGAVSTWNDLETPLITAMEQLIDFVTT from the coding sequence ATGAACGGCTCCGGCGGCGAGACGGCGTTCCGGACGACGGGTGGGGCCGGTCGCGCTCCGATGGGCCCGCGGGCGGGCGGCCCGTCGTCGGGAAGCGGGCGCAGTGGCGGGCTCCCCGGGATGGCGAGCCACAAGCCGAAGGTCGAGATCCTCACCGTCGAGGCCGAGCCGGGGCTCGTCGTCGAGGACGCCACCGGCAGCTTCTGCGGCGCGGTGATCCGTGCCGACGTCCGTGAAGTCGTGCTGGAGGACCGGGAGGGCCGGCGGCGCCTGTTCCCCATGAAGCCCGCGTCGTTCCTCTACGAGGGCCGGCTGGCCACGCTCACGCCGCCGCGGCCGCGGACCTCGCCGGAGCAGCAACGCTCGGCGTCGGGATCGGTCCGCGGCGACGACCGCCGCGCGAAGGTGGCCCTGCCGCACCGCATCTGGGTCGAGGGTCTGCACGACGCCGCGATCGTCGAGCGCGTCTGGGGGCACGACCTGCGCGTCGAGGGCGTGGTCGTCGAACCGCTGCACGGCGCCGACGTGCTCGTGGAGGCCGCGCGGGAGTTCGCGCCGGGTCCGGAGCGCAAGCTGGGCGTGCTCGTCGACCACCTGGTGACCGGCTCGAAGGAGTCCCGGATCGCCGACGGCCTGCGCCGGGATCTCGGGCCGGCCGCGCAGTACGTGCAGGTGCTCGGCCACCCCTACATCGACATCTGGGAGGCCGTGAAGCCCTCCGTCGTCGGCATCCGGGCGTGGCCGACGATCCCGCGCGGCATCGAGTGGAAGAAGGGCGTCTGCGACGTCCTGGGCTGGGGCGACGAGCGCGACGGGGCCCGCCGGGTGCTGGGCGCGGTGTCGACCTGGAACGACCTCGAGACCCCGCTGATCACCGCGATGGAACAGCTGATCGACTTCGTCACCACCTGA
- a CDS encoding NfeD family protein, with the protein MIPLIWAIAGVLLVVAEVLSGELVLVMLGAAALGAAGASALGVRLGPDVAVFAVLAALLVLLVRPQVNRRLRVHDPVNTGTRALLGTEGEVVEPITADHGTVRLRGSVWSARALHDDELAAGTAVVVVEISGATAVVTPHGRS; encoded by the coding sequence GTGATCCCGCTCATCTGGGCGATCGCGGGAGTGTTGCTCGTCGTCGCCGAAGTGCTGTCCGGCGAGCTCGTGCTGGTCATGCTCGGCGCCGCCGCCCTCGGGGCGGCAGGCGCCTCGGCGCTCGGTGTGCGGCTCGGCCCGGACGTCGCGGTCTTCGCGGTGCTCGCGGCCCTGCTGGTGCTGCTCGTCCGCCCGCAGGTGAACCGCCGGCTCCGGGTGCACGACCCGGTGAACACCGGCACGCGGGCCCTGCTCGGCACCGAGGGCGAGGTGGTCGAGCCGATCACGGCCGACCACGGGACCGTCCGGCTGCGCGGGTCGGTCTGGTCCGCCCGCGCCCTGCACGACGACGAGCTCGCGGCCGGGACCGCGGTCGTCGTCGTCGAGATCTCCGGGGCGACGGCCGTCGTCACCCCGCACGGAAGGAGCTAG
- a CDS encoding SPFH domain-containing protein — protein sequence MGTVLLVFLVLVVILVITTVAKSVTVVRQAEAAVIERLGRYQRTAEPGLTFLVPFIDRIRERVALWEQVVSFPPQPVITRDNLTVSIDTVVYYQVTEPRNAVYEISDYINGVQQLTTTTLRDVVGGMSLEEALTSRETINTGLRRALDDATGPWGLRVVRVELKAIDPPPSIQDSMEKQMRADREKRAMILTAEGHREASVTEAQGNKQAAILNAEGAKQSAILEAEADRQSRMLRAQGERAARFYQAQGQAKAIEKVFAAIKAGKPTPELLAYQYLQTLPQMAQGDANKMWVVPSDFGKALEGFTRMLGAPGEDGVFRFQPSPVDDETAAKRAGDHDEDVADWFDTRTDPEIAAAVAKAEAIATQGVSGDAAERSSTVPGNPTSNGGAAHRAAE from the coding sequence ATGGGAACCGTCCTGCTCGTGTTCCTGGTGCTCGTCGTGATCCTCGTGATCACGACGGTCGCCAAGAGCGTGACCGTCGTCCGCCAGGCCGAGGCCGCCGTCATCGAGCGCCTCGGCCGCTACCAGCGCACCGCCGAGCCCGGCCTGACGTTCCTGGTGCCGTTCATCGACCGCATCCGCGAGCGCGTGGCCCTGTGGGAGCAGGTCGTCTCGTTCCCGCCGCAACCGGTGATCACCCGCGACAACCTGACCGTGTCGATCGACACCGTCGTCTACTACCAGGTCACCGAGCCGCGCAACGCGGTCTACGAGATCAGCGACTACATCAACGGCGTCCAGCAGCTGACCACGACGACCCTGCGCGACGTCGTCGGCGGGATGAGCCTGGAGGAGGCCCTGACCTCCCGCGAGACGATCAACACCGGGCTGCGCCGGGCCCTCGACGACGCGACCGGCCCGTGGGGCCTGCGGGTGGTCCGCGTGGAGCTGAAGGCGATCGATCCGCCGCCGTCGATCCAGGACTCGATGGAGAAGCAGATGCGCGCCGACCGGGAGAAGCGCGCCATGATCCTCACCGCCGAGGGGCATCGCGAGGCGTCCGTGACCGAGGCGCAGGGCAACAAGCAGGCCGCGATCCTCAACGCCGAGGGCGCCAAGCAGTCCGCGATCCTCGAGGCCGAGGCCGACCGGCAGTCCCGGATGCTGCGCGCCCAGGGTGAGCGCGCCGCGCGGTTCTACCAGGCACAGGGTCAGGCGAAGGCGATCGAGAAGGTCTTCGCGGCGATCAAGGCCGGCAAGCCGACGCCGGAGCTGCTGGCCTACCAGTACCTGCAGACGCTGCCCCAGATGGCGCAGGGCGACGCCAACAAGATGTGGGTGGTGCCGAGCGACTTCGGCAAGGCGCTCGAGGGCTTCACCCGCATGCTCGGCGCTCCCGGGGAGGACGGCGTGTTCCGGTTCCAGCCCTCGCCGGTCGACGACGAGACGGCGGCGAAGCGCGCGGGCGACCACGACGAGGACGTCGCGGACTGGTTCGACACCCGGACCGACCCGGAGATCGCCGCGGCCGTCGCGAAGGCCGAGGCCATCGCCACGCAGGGCGTGTCGGGAGACGCAGCGGAGCGGAGCTCGACCGTGCCGGGGAACCCGACGTCGAACGGGGGCGCGGCCCACCGGGCAGCCGAGTAG
- a CDS encoding glutamate--tRNA ligase yields MLDRATVDSLFPADLPETEEWEQRYPPREVGDGAFVTRFGPSPTGFVHIGGIYTAMVSRDLAHSTGGTYFLRIEDTDQAREVAGADVQFARAFDAFDLRPDEGPLSGHEDDGPYGPYRQSQRGEIYLSFVRELLRRGLAYPDFATKEELAEISDAQKKLKLPTGYYGRWAPWRDADEGEVTRRLEAGDPYVVRFRSEGKVGERVAFTDRLRGRVEAEDNHNDVVILKTSATEPRLPTYHFAHVVDDHLMRTSLVVRGDEWLSSVPTHLQLFTALGFPQVEYAHLAPLMKQEGSSRRKLSKRKDDEASVDFYLQAGYPTDAVLYYLRGLANSPLAEVPLAEALATPLQLDRFQSAGPLVDMVKLADICADHIATLPAADVLAGVRGWAQEYDSTLVEVLDENEKLALAAIDVERVGVDNPRKDLACWSEFRTAYGFFFPELFSDVTDPADERFNGLDPALVARLAEDLAARYVQEGDQPTWFQQIRDLAERHGFAPNPKTYKKDPDAYPGMLRDAANVIRVLVTGAQRSPDLYEVTRVLGGDEVVRRIRAVA; encoded by the coding sequence ATGCTGGATCGCGCGACCGTCGACTCCCTCTTCCCGGCCGACCTGCCCGAGACCGAGGAGTGGGAGCAGCGGTACCCGCCGCGCGAGGTCGGAGACGGCGCGTTCGTCACCCGCTTCGGTCCGAGCCCGACCGGGTTCGTCCACATCGGCGGCATCTACACCGCGATGGTGTCCCGCGACCTCGCCCACTCGACCGGCGGCACGTACTTCCTGCGCATCGAGGACACCGACCAGGCCCGCGAGGTCGCGGGCGCCGACGTCCAGTTCGCCCGCGCGTTCGACGCCTTCGACCTGCGTCCCGACGAGGGGCCCCTCTCCGGCCACGAGGACGACGGGCCCTACGGCCCGTACCGGCAGTCGCAGCGCGGCGAGATCTACCTGAGCTTCGTCCGCGAGCTGCTGCGCCGGGGGCTCGCCTACCCGGACTTCGCGACGAAGGAGGAGCTCGCCGAGATCTCCGACGCGCAGAAGAAGCTCAAGCTGCCCACCGGCTACTACGGCCGCTGGGCGCCGTGGCGGGACGCCGACGAGGGCGAGGTCACCCGTCGTCTGGAGGCCGGGGACCCGTACGTGGTCCGGTTCCGCTCCGAGGGCAAGGTGGGGGAGCGGGTCGCGTTCACCGACCGGCTGCGTGGCCGCGTGGAAGCCGAGGACAACCACAACGACGTCGTCATCCTCAAGACCTCGGCCACCGAACCGCGGCTGCCGACCTACCACTTCGCGCACGTCGTCGACGACCACCTGATGCGGACCTCGCTGGTGGTCCGCGGCGACGAGTGGCTCTCGTCGGTGCCCACCCATCTGCAGCTGTTCACCGCGCTGGGCTTCCCTCAGGTGGAGTACGCCCACCTCGCGCCGCTGATGAAGCAGGAGGGCAGCTCGCGCCGCAAGCTCTCCAAGCGCAAGGACGACGAGGCGTCGGTCGACTTCTACCTGCAGGCCGGCTACCCGACCGACGCGGTCCTCTACTACCTGCGCGGGCTGGCGAACTCGCCGCTCGCCGAGGTCCCGCTCGCGGAGGCGCTGGCCACCCCGCTGCAGCTCGACCGGTTCCAGTCGGCGGGCCCGCTGGTGGATATGGTCAAGCTCGCCGACATCTGCGCCGACCACATCGCGACCCTGCCCGCCGCCGACGTCCTCGCCGGCGTCCGCGGCTGGGCCCAGGAGTACGACTCCACGCTGGTCGAGGTGCTCGACGAGAACGAGAAGCTGGCGCTGGCCGCGATCGACGTCGAGCGCGTCGGGGTGGACAACCCGCGCAAGGACCTCGCCTGCTGGTCGGAGTTCCGCACCGCGTACGGCTTCTTCTTCCCCGAGCTGTTCTCCGACGTCACCGACCCCGCCGACGAGCGCTTCAACGGCCTCGACCCGGCCCTGGTGGCGCGGCTGGCCGAGGACCTGGCGGCTCGGTACGTCCAGGAGGGCGACCAGCCGACCTGGTTCCAGCAGATCCGCGACCTCGCCGAGCGGCACGGGTTCGCCCCGAATCCGAAGACCTACAAGAAGGACCCCGACGCCTACCCCGGCATGCTGCGCGACGCCGCCAACGTGATCCGGGTGCTCGTGACGGGGGCGCAGCGCAGCCCCGACCTCTACGAGGTGACCCGGGTGCTCGGCGGCGACGAGGTGGTGCGGCGCATCCGCGCGGTGGCCTGA
- a CDS encoding PH domain-containing protein — protein MSGSEVPLRPPRESLDPRVRWWWRVHGLVWPVVLAVVLAVLGLLIPAVGWFLPVAGALVVLGLVVALLFPAYWYRVHRWELTEDAVYTRSGFVWQEWRAAPLSRIQTVDTTRGPLQQALGLATLVVTTASAKGAVTVAGLDHERAAQIAEGLTRATQAVPGDAT, from the coding sequence ATGTCCGGCTCCGAGGTGCCCCTGCGCCCGCCGCGCGAGTCCCTCGACCCGCGGGTGCGGTGGTGGTGGCGGGTGCACGGCCTGGTCTGGCCGGTCGTGCTCGCCGTCGTCCTCGCGGTGCTCGGGCTGCTGATCCCCGCGGTCGGCTGGTTCCTGCCGGTGGCGGGGGCGCTGGTGGTGCTCGGGCTGGTCGTCGCGCTGCTGTTCCCCGCGTACTGGTACCGCGTGCACCGGTGGGAGCTCACCGAGGACGCCGTCTACACGCGGTCCGGGTTCGTCTGGCAGGAGTGGCGGGCGGCGCCGCTCTCGCGCATCCAGACCGTCGACACCACCCGCGGCCCGCTGCAGCAGGCGCTCGGGCTGGCCACGCTCGTCGTCACGACCGCCTCCGCGAAGGGAGCGGTGACCGTCGCGGGCCTCGACCACGAGCGCGCGGCGCAGATCGCGGAGGGACTGACCCGGGCGACGCAGGCCGTGCCCGGGGACGCGACGTGA
- a CDS encoding PH domain-containing protein: MTVEDGWRRLDPRTVLASAVLALGACLAAGVPVLLGQRGRETFVFTVGLVGTGVVLLVGAATLLEWVRLLRTRFRIGAERVEVHSGIVVRARKGLARERVRTVEVTADPVLRVLGLATVRIGTGQKASATDRPLELRALRRPDAEAVRRDLLERPVVGKGEPQEEPAAAPRDETLAVLDPGWVRFAPLSSLTPVLGVAAFGTLLQGSDWFGLQRIVLDDAARLALALGAVVSLVVGLVVVAVVGTVASLAVFVESWWGYRLTREPRTGALHVRRGLLTRRSTTLEEDRLRGVAVIEPAAVRWFGAARLDAVATGLSSGQEQRSDPRGLLPVAPAAVVDRVVAEVLREPAAPTTQVDLRGHPLAARTRRVRWASAACLVPAVVLAALALGPVPGMWFPAVVAAVLGLALGWWLGRLAYRNLGHGLVGRYVVTRHGAPGRRTVALRRDGILTWTLTRTPFQRRAGLVTLWFTTAAGDGAYGVYDLGIEQATAFAAEALGEHFAPYLLDARMTP, encoded by the coding sequence GTGACCGTCGAGGACGGGTGGCGGCGGCTCGACCCGCGGACGGTCCTCGCCTCGGCGGTCCTCGCGCTGGGGGCCTGCCTGGCCGCAGGCGTGCCGGTGCTGCTCGGCCAGCGGGGGCGGGAGACGTTCGTCTTCACGGTGGGGCTCGTCGGGACGGGCGTCGTCCTGCTCGTCGGGGCGGCCACGCTCCTCGAGTGGGTCCGGCTCCTGCGGACCCGGTTCCGGATCGGCGCGGAGCGCGTCGAGGTGCACAGCGGGATCGTCGTGCGGGCCCGCAAGGGACTGGCGCGGGAGCGGGTGCGCACCGTGGAGGTGACCGCCGACCCCGTCCTGCGGGTGCTCGGACTCGCCACGGTGCGGATCGGGACCGGCCAGAAGGCCTCGGCGACGGACCGGCCGCTGGAGCTGCGGGCCCTGCGCCGCCCGGACGCGGAGGCGGTGCGTCGCGACCTGCTGGAGCGACCCGTCGTCGGGAAGGGCGAGCCGCAGGAGGAGCCGGCGGCCGCCCCGCGCGACGAGACCCTCGCCGTCCTCGATCCCGGCTGGGTGCGCTTCGCGCCGCTGTCGTCGCTCACCCCCGTCCTCGGGGTCGCGGCGTTCGGCACGCTGCTGCAGGGCTCGGACTGGTTCGGGCTGCAGCGGATCGTGCTCGACGACGCGGCGCGGCTGGCGCTGGCGCTCGGTGCGGTGGTGTCGCTGGTGGTCGGGCTCGTGGTGGTCGCGGTCGTGGGGACGGTGGCGTCGCTGGCGGTCTTCGTGGAGTCGTGGTGGGGCTACCGCCTCACCCGTGAACCGCGCACGGGCGCCCTGCACGTGCGGCGGGGTCTGCTGACACGGCGGTCGACGACGCTCGAGGAGGACCGGCTGCGCGGGGTCGCCGTGATCGAACCGGCGGCGGTGCGCTGGTTCGGCGCGGCCCGGCTCGACGCCGTCGCGACCGGGCTGTCGAGCGGTCAGGAGCAGCGCTCGGACCCGCGGGGGCTGCTCCCGGTCGCGCCCGCGGCGGTGGTCGACCGGGTGGTGGCCGAGGTGCTGCGCGAGCCGGCGGCGCCCACGACTCAGGTCGACCTGCGCGGGCACCCGCTCGCGGCGCGGACCCGCCGGGTGCGGTGGGCGTCGGCGGCCTGTCTGGTCCCGGCGGTCGTCCTCGCGGCGCTGGCACTCGGACCGGTGCCGGGGATGTGGTTCCCGGCCGTGGTCGCGGCGGTCCTCGGGCTCGCGCTGGGCTGGTGGTTGGGCCGCCTGGCGTACCGCAACCTCGGGCACGGGCTGGTCGGGCGCTACGTCGTGACGCGGCACGGGGCGCCCGGGCGGCGCACCGTCGCGTTGCGCCGCGACGGCATCCTCACCTGGACGCTGACCCGCACGCCCTTCCAACGCCGGGCCGGGCTGGTGACGCTGTGGTTCACCACGGCGGCCGGCGACGGCGCCTACGGGGTGTACGACCTCGGGATCGAGCAGGCGACGGCCTTCGCCGCCGAGGCGCTCGGGGAGCACTTCGCCCCGTACCTCCTCGACGCCAGGATGACGCCATGA
- a CDS encoding DUF3616 domain-containing protein, protein MTSRAVLHLAEHTHTYGLSLSGMAVRGERMLLAPDEGAALLGLTRHSSVQEWSEPVELLLGDLVDLPGGPGDEVDVEGIDVRGDHVWVTGSHSAKRKRVKPGTPPEKVAKRLRKVSAEEPRRLLARLPRGEDGLPTASGVRLPTDDRGLFAALADDDHLGPFLGIPGKDNGFDVEGLAAIADDRVLLGLRGPVLRGWAVILELTLGEGDGELTLLDVRKHFLDLRGLGVRDLVRDGEDLLVLAGPTMVLSRPARVLRLRGGAQGLPPAVAADEVETVCELETGDGEDHPEAIAVLGEGSLLVLHDSPAADRLGEHTVAGDVLHGLDVGRP, encoded by the coding sequence ATGACCTCGCGCGCGGTCCTGCACCTGGCCGAGCACACGCACACGTACGGGCTCTCGCTGTCGGGGATGGCGGTCCGCGGGGAGCGGATGCTGCTCGCGCCCGACGAGGGGGCGGCGCTGCTCGGGCTGACGCGGCACTCCTCCGTGCAGGAGTGGAGTGAGCCGGTCGAGCTGCTGCTGGGTGACCTCGTGGACCTGCCGGGCGGTCCCGGCGACGAGGTCGACGTCGAGGGCATCGACGTCCGGGGCGACCACGTGTGGGTCACCGGGTCGCACTCGGCCAAGCGGAAGCGGGTCAAGCCGGGGACGCCGCCCGAGAAGGTCGCCAAGCGGCTCCGCAAGGTCTCGGCGGAGGAGCCGCGTCGGCTGCTGGCCCGGCTGCCGCGCGGGGAGGACGGGCTCCCGACGGCGAGCGGGGTCCGGCTGCCCACGGACGACCGCGGGCTCTTCGCCGCCCTCGCCGACGACGACCACCTCGGGCCGTTCCTCGGCATCCCCGGCAAGGACAACGGCTTCGACGTCGAGGGCCTGGCGGCGATCGCGGACGACCGGGTGCTCCTCGGGTTGCGCGGGCCGGTGCTGCGGGGGTGGGCGGTGATCCTCGAGCTGACCCTGGGGGAGGGCGACGGCGAGCTGACACTGCTCGACGTCCGGAAGCACTTCCTGGACCTGCGCGGTCTCGGCGTGCGCGACCTCGTCCGCGACGGGGAGGACCTGCTCGTCCTCGCGGGGCCGACGATGGTGCTGTCGCGGCCCGCGCGGGTGCTGCGGCTCCGTGGGGGCGCGCAGGGGCTGCCTCCGGCCGTGGCGGCCGACGAGGTCGAGACGGTGTGCGAGCTGGAGACCGGCGACGGCGAGGACCACCCGGAGGCGATCGCGGTGCTGGGGGAGGGGTCGCTCCTGGTCCTCCACGACAGCCCGGCCGCCGACCGTCTCGGCGAGCACACCGTGGCCGGCGACGTACTGCACGGGCTGGACGTCGGACGGCCCTGA